In Paenarthrobacter sp. GOM3, a single window of DNA contains:
- a CDS encoding SRPBCC family protein translates to MTNNLSVVVNADAQQVWTMLREPSLVAQWHGWEADDLNDEIKQIYFNTDVVEGPDHTSLTVNGGDIFELHPVSGGTEVRITRVALDHDSEWADWDEDITQGWLTFLHQLRFALERHPHGHRRTHFVSLPGKGGPAIEKLGLGDLPPVGEEYSLTLATGEKISGKVWFKSRHQVGLTVHSYAEHGEGLLIVAEQLPIPEKRPDGGSMVIASTYDLGAHTLADIRSSWDNWKAENYGS, encoded by the coding sequence ATGACGAACAATCTGAGCGTTGTGGTTAATGCCGATGCGCAGCAGGTTTGGACAATGCTGCGTGAACCGTCGTTGGTCGCCCAATGGCACGGCTGGGAGGCCGACGACCTGAACGATGAAATCAAACAGATCTACTTCAATACCGACGTCGTTGAAGGGCCCGATCACACCAGCCTGACGGTCAATGGCGGCGACATCTTTGAGCTTCACCCTGTCTCCGGCGGCACCGAAGTGCGGATCACCAGGGTTGCCCTGGACCACGATTCCGAGTGGGCCGACTGGGACGAAGACATCACCCAAGGCTGGCTCACCTTCCTGCACCAACTGCGGTTCGCCCTTGAGCGCCATCCGCACGGGCACCGACGGACTCATTTCGTCTCCCTCCCCGGCAAAGGCGGTCCGGCAATCGAGAAGTTGGGACTAGGGGATCTGCCGCCCGTTGGGGAGGAATACTCGCTCACCCTTGCTACCGGCGAGAAGATCTCCGGCAAGGTCTGGTTCAAGAGCCGGCACCAGGTTGGCCTCACCGTCCACAGCTACGCCGAACATGGGGAAGGCCTGCTGATCGTCGCTGAGCAGTTACCGATCCCGGAGAAAAGGCCCGACGGCGGGTCCATGGTGATTGCCTCCACCTACGATCTGGGGGCCCACACGTTGGCGGACATCCGGTCCTCGTGGGACAACTGGAAGGCTGAAAACTACGGGTCGTAG
- a CDS encoding DUF6707 family protein, with protein MTHSPATQQYKEKQAGDLQPGDFVFPPGDGLAEEIRAIEVQNDDYGVPALLLLTTVDGGTIRIAVGSSVPVGDGVPADPGAEAPVDAPAEAEPGSSTPTDAEADAPAGPAVVVPPRPETPPTYTGPSAEELALIPEPDGTPEAVVRAAAADHKGKNGVQVLAERLAKGINTKSGSCLRDLSDLAFDLCIVLRDPDHALAVADLLNVLPFDGNLDRWASIERALALSSFICREAGQSERAAVYEKLLRAPESQEEDPFKARINARVRQRSLNEPNLYDKEIFRAIDNGNHEAEREWRFLRLEALMFLRAHGGSKTIGEEELARRIGNELESVRA; from the coding sequence ATGACTCACAGCCCAGCCACACAGCAGTACAAAGAAAAGCAGGCTGGGGACCTGCAGCCCGGAGATTTTGTGTTCCCGCCCGGCGACGGGCTGGCCGAAGAAATCCGCGCCATCGAGGTGCAGAACGACGATTACGGTGTCCCCGCGCTGCTGCTGTTAACAACGGTCGACGGCGGCACCATCAGGATCGCTGTCGGGTCCAGTGTTCCCGTGGGTGACGGAGTTCCTGCCGACCCCGGGGCCGAAGCGCCAGTGGACGCCCCAGCCGAAGCCGAACCGGGCTCCAGCACCCCCACCGACGCCGAGGCCGACGCGCCCGCCGGACCCGCCGTCGTCGTGCCTCCTCGTCCGGAAACCCCGCCAACATATACCGGGCCCAGCGCCGAAGAACTTGCCCTCATTCCCGAACCCGACGGCACCCCCGAAGCGGTGGTGCGTGCCGCAGCCGCCGACCACAAGGGCAAGAACGGTGTCCAGGTGCTGGCGGAGCGGCTGGCGAAGGGCATCAACACCAAGTCCGGAAGCTGCCTCCGGGACCTCAGCGACCTCGCCTTCGACCTGTGCATCGTGCTTCGCGATCCGGACCACGCGCTGGCGGTCGCGGACCTGCTGAACGTCCTGCCTTTCGATGGGAACCTGGACCGGTGGGCGTCGATCGAACGCGCCTTGGCACTGTCCAGTTTCATCTGCCGCGAGGCTGGCCAGTCCGAACGGGCTGCCGTCTACGAGAAGCTGCTCCGCGCGCCCGAATCCCAGGAAGAGGACCCGTTCAAGGCCCGGATCAACGCGAGGGTCCGCCAGCGTTCGCTCAACGAACCCAACCTGTACGACAAGGAAATCTTCCGCGCAATCGACAACGGCAACCACGAGGCAGAGCGCGAATGGCGGTTCCTCCGCTTGGAGGCCCTCATGTTCCTGCGTGCCCACGGCGGATCGAAGACCATCGGCGAGGAAGAGCTGGCCCGGCGCATCGGCAACGAACTGGAATCGGTGCGGGCCTGA
- a CDS encoding NUDIX hydrolase family protein, with product MSVRTPDPYPGWLSDEDLFEARGRLPMVYVEAVPVRLDPLGYVNEVGTLLQGDADGNMVRYLVSGRVLYRETIRAALLRHMEKDLGPLAFPQLPISPVPFTVAEYFPAPSQTGFTDDRQHAVSLAYVIPVTGECEPRQDALELTWMTPQEVLSENVQQEFDGGRGNLVRQALAFSGIVL from the coding sequence ATGAGCGTACGTACACCCGACCCGTATCCAGGCTGGCTTTCAGATGAAGACCTCTTCGAAGCCCGCGGCCGCCTCCCCATGGTTTATGTGGAAGCTGTTCCGGTCAGGTTGGATCCGCTCGGGTATGTCAACGAAGTCGGCACGCTCCTGCAGGGCGACGCCGACGGCAACATGGTCCGATACCTTGTCTCCGGCCGTGTCCTCTACCGCGAGACCATCCGGGCAGCCCTCCTGCGGCACATGGAAAAGGACCTCGGTCCCCTGGCTTTCCCGCAGCTCCCCATCAGCCCTGTCCCGTTCACCGTGGCCGAATACTTCCCGGCGCCCTCGCAAACGGGTTTCACGGACGACCGCCAGCACGCCGTTTCACTGGCCTACGTGATCCCGGTGACCGGCGAATGCGAACCACGCCAAGACGCCCTGGAACTCACCTGGATGACGCCCCAAGAGGTACTGAGCGAGAACGTCCAGCAGGAATTCGACGGCGGCCGCGGCAACCTCGTGCGGCAGGCATTGGCTTTCTCGGGCATCGTCCTCTAG
- a CDS encoding YdeI/OmpD-associated family protein, with protein MPIELEELLVKDGNAWRAWLAAHAAESPGVWLILHKKGGTVTELDYDAALDEALCFGWIDGQSRSRDAESYFQRMTPRGRRSIWSARNVGHIARLESEGRMTDAGRSAVEAAKADGRWEAAYAGPADSVVPADLAAAIAAVPEAQAMFDVLTSQNRFALIHRTNLVKRADTRERKIAGFVEMLARHEAPYPQRKKP; from the coding sequence ATGCCCATTGAATTGGAAGAACTACTGGTCAAAGACGGCAACGCGTGGCGGGCCTGGTTGGCCGCCCATGCCGCCGAAAGCCCCGGGGTTTGGCTGATCCTGCACAAGAAGGGCGGCACCGTCACCGAACTGGATTACGATGCCGCGCTGGACGAAGCGTTGTGCTTTGGCTGGATCGATGGCCAGTCCAGGAGCCGCGACGCCGAAAGCTACTTCCAGCGCATGACGCCGCGGGGGCGCCGTAGCATCTGGTCCGCACGGAACGTGGGGCACATTGCCCGGCTCGAATCTGAAGGCAGGATGACCGACGCCGGCCGTTCCGCGGTCGAGGCCGCCAAGGCAGACGGCCGTTGGGAGGCGGCCTACGCGGGGCCCGCCGATTCGGTGGTGCCGGCGGACCTGGCAGCGGCCATCGCAGCCGTGCCGGAGGCGCAGGCCATGTTCGACGTGCTCACATCGCAGAACCGCTTCGCCCTCATCCACCGCACCAACCTGGTCAAAAGGGCCGACACGCGGGAGCGGAAGATCGCAGGCTTCGTGGAAATGCTGGCCCGCCACGAAGCCCCGTACCCGCAACGCAAAAAGCCCTAG
- a CDS encoding ABC transporter ATP-binding protein, whose amino-acid sequence MTEQSPSRLPAPRVAPSVATSTNAHLDIAEVTKNFGSQAVLKGVNLSVAKGGTTAIVGPSGSGKTTLLRLIAGFEHPDTGTISLNGSPVSGEGLWVPAHRRQVGYVAQDGALFPHLTVGQNVAFGLDSAKLDGGRRGVRARVQELLEMVSLDASMAKRRPHQLSGGQQQRVALARALAREPELMLLDEPFSALDAGLRVATRRAVAKVLNAAGVTTILVTHDQAEALSFADQVAIMRGGKLAQIGNPFVVYTRPADRATAEFLGDAVILDAWMEGSLATCSLGGIPVRRPPAQGKVQLMLRPEQIRIASDGPIRGVVVDTDYFGPETTVRIKLGEYTAPDGSASGNSYRYPGGGEIITIRHWNASITKPGTELCLRVVGEGVAFPFGE is encoded by the coding sequence GTGACCGAACAATCCCCTTCCAGGCTTCCTGCACCCCGGGTAGCACCCTCAGTGGCCACCTCCACCAACGCCCACCTGGACATCGCCGAAGTCACCAAGAACTTCGGTTCCCAGGCTGTCCTGAAGGGCGTGAACTTGTCGGTGGCCAAGGGCGGCACCACCGCTATTGTCGGGCCGTCGGGTTCGGGCAAGACCACCTTGCTGCGCCTGATAGCCGGTTTTGAACATCCGGATACCGGGACCATCAGCCTTAACGGCTCACCGGTATCCGGAGAGGGCCTCTGGGTGCCGGCACACAGGCGGCAAGTAGGCTACGTCGCCCAGGACGGCGCACTCTTTCCGCACCTGACGGTGGGGCAGAACGTGGCCTTCGGCCTCGATTCGGCAAAGCTCGACGGCGGTCGGCGCGGGGTACGGGCGCGTGTCCAGGAACTGCTGGAGATGGTGTCCCTTGACGCGTCCATGGCCAAACGGCGGCCGCATCAGTTGTCCGGCGGACAGCAACAACGCGTGGCCCTTGCCCGTGCGCTGGCGCGGGAACCTGAGCTCATGCTGCTGGACGAGCCGTTCTCAGCCCTCGACGCCGGCCTCCGCGTGGCTACCCGCAGGGCCGTGGCGAAGGTGCTCAATGCTGCCGGCGTAACCACCATCCTGGTGACCCACGACCAAGCGGAGGCGTTGTCCTTCGCTGACCAGGTGGCAATCATGCGCGGCGGGAAACTGGCCCAGATCGGCAACCCGTTCGTCGTCTACACACGCCCGGCTGACCGCGCCACCGCCGAGTTCCTGGGCGACGCGGTGATCCTGGATGCTTGGATGGAGGGCTCGTTGGCCACCTGCTCCCTGGGCGGCATACCCGTCCGGCGACCACCGGCCCAGGGCAAGGTCCAGCTCATGCTGCGCCCGGAGCAGATCCGGATCGCGTCCGACGGCCCGATCCGCGGCGTGGTGGTGGACACGGACTATTTCGGCCCGGAGACCACTGTCCGCATCAAACTCGGCGAGTACACCGCGCCGGACGGCAGCGCTTCGGGCAACAGCTATCGTTACCCCGGGGGCGGCGAAATCATTACCATCCGCCACTGGAACGCCTCCATCACCAAGCCGGGGACGGAATTGTGCCTGCGCGTGGTTGGCGAGGGTGTGGCTTTCCCCTTCGGTGAATGA
- a CDS encoding ABC transporter permease: protein MTTDLAAPDVPRSQGSTTTAGRGKRPRPPFGVSTVSLLAVLIALFSLIPLGYVVYMTATTGWETAVSLIVRPRVGELLLNTVLLTVFTVPLCLVLGVGGAWLVERTQLRGHRWWAVALAAPLAIPAFVNSYAWVSAVPSMAGLGSGVLIATLSYFPLVYIPAAATLGRLDPAIEQSAASLGLGSWAVFFRVVLPQLRIAMTGGALLVSLHLLAEYGAFAMIRFDTFTTAIMVQFQSTFNGTAGNMLASVLVLLCLILLLAEVRSRGTARYARIGSGAQAKATRLPLGVFQVPAQLALLALTALAFGLPLWFVLKWLFAGGTEVWAAEEFMPALIQTLLYGAAGAVVTTVVAFPMAYLAVRRPSWFSKMLELSNYVTSSLPGIVVGLAFVTVSIRVVPGVYQTAGVLIAAYVLLFLPRALVNIRSGLAQAPKELDEAAQSLGKAPLTSFFRVTLRLTAPAAAGGAALVFLAIVNELTATLLLSPNGTRTLATEFWSKSSEIDYAGAAPYALLMILLSAPMTYLLFQQSKKVAGQ from the coding sequence GTGACCACTGATCTAGCGGCTCCCGACGTTCCACGTTCCCAGGGAAGCACGACGACGGCGGGCAGGGGCAAGCGCCCCCGCCCGCCTTTCGGCGTTTCAACAGTGTCCCTGTTGGCCGTGCTCATCGCGCTCTTTTCCCTGATTCCGCTGGGCTACGTGGTGTACATGACGGCCACCACCGGATGGGAGACGGCCGTCAGCCTCATCGTGCGGCCCAGGGTGGGCGAGCTGCTGCTGAACACTGTCCTCCTCACGGTGTTCACGGTGCCGCTCTGCTTGGTCCTGGGCGTGGGCGGGGCCTGGTTGGTGGAACGGACCCAGCTGCGCGGGCACCGTTGGTGGGCGGTTGCGTTGGCGGCTCCCCTGGCCATTCCGGCTTTCGTGAACAGCTATGCCTGGGTGTCCGCTGTTCCGTCGATGGCGGGCCTCGGGTCGGGTGTCCTGATTGCCACGCTCTCCTATTTCCCGTTGGTCTACATCCCCGCGGCAGCCACGTTGGGCCGCTTGGATCCAGCCATTGAACAATCCGCGGCTTCGTTGGGGCTGGGCTCGTGGGCAGTCTTTTTCCGGGTGGTGCTGCCGCAGCTGCGCATCGCCATGACCGGCGGCGCTTTGCTGGTTTCCTTGCATTTGCTGGCTGAATACGGCGCCTTCGCCATGATCCGCTTTGACACGTTTACCACCGCCATCATGGTCCAGTTCCAGTCAACGTTCAACGGAACCGCGGGCAACATGCTGGCCAGTGTCCTTGTTCTCCTGTGCCTGATCCTGTTGTTGGCCGAAGTCAGGAGCCGCGGCACCGCCCGTTACGCACGCATCGGTTCCGGTGCGCAAGCCAAAGCCACACGGCTGCCCCTTGGCGTTTTCCAGGTCCCCGCCCAGCTGGCACTCCTGGCCCTGACAGCCCTGGCGTTCGGACTGCCCCTGTGGTTCGTGCTGAAGTGGCTGTTTGCCGGTGGTACGGAGGTGTGGGCCGCGGAGGAGTTCATGCCGGCACTGATCCAGACCCTCCTGTACGGGGCGGCAGGCGCTGTGGTCACCACGGTGGTGGCGTTCCCCATGGCCTACCTCGCTGTGAGGCGGCCCAGCTGGTTCAGCAAGATGCTGGAACTCTCCAACTACGTCACCAGTTCGCTCCCCGGCATCGTGGTGGGTCTGGCGTTCGTTACCGTCAGCATTCGGGTGGTCCCCGGTGTTTACCAGACGGCCGGTGTGCTGATCGCAGCCTATGTCCTGCTCTTCCTGCCGCGGGCGTTGGTCAACATCCGCTCGGGCCTGGCCCAGGCGCCCAAGGAACTCGACGAGGCCGCCCAATCACTGGGCAAGGCCCCTTTGACGTCCTTCTTCCGGGTCACGTTGCGGCTGACGGCACCGGCAGCTGCCGGTGGTGCAGCGCTGGTGTTCCTTGCCATCGTCAACGAACTCACGGCTACGCTGCTGCTCTCTCCGAACGGCACCCGGACGCTGGCCACGGAGTTCTGGAGCAAGAGCAGCGAGATCGACTACGCAGGCGCAGCGCCCTACGCCTTGCTCATGATCCTGCTCTCGGCCCCCATGACGTACTTGCTTTTCCAACAGTCCAAGAAAGTAGCCGGACAGTGA
- a CDS encoding iron ABC transporter substrate-binding protein: protein MNFPKKALAGIALLASAALGLSACGSNASTAPNSSEPAAAGDGITVYNAQHESLTKEWIDAFTKETGIKVTVRQGDDTEMSNQIVQEGAASPADVFLTENSPAMAQVENAGLFADVDKATLDQVPAEFRPSTGKWTGIAARSTVLVYDKNKISEDKLPKSMLDLAKPEWKGKWAASPSGADFQAIVSALLELKGEAATEEWLKGMKENFKAYKGNSTAMKAVNAGEVDAALIYHYYYYGDQAKTGENSKNVTPYYFKNQDPGAFVSVSGGGVLKSSKKAADAQAFLKFITGKKGQEILKDGTSFEYAIASQVDSNAKLVPIKELQAPTVDPAKLNSTKVTDLMTKAGLL, encoded by the coding sequence ATGAACTTTCCCAAGAAAGCCCTGGCGGGAATCGCGCTCCTCGCATCGGCCGCGCTTGGCCTCAGCGCCTGCGGCTCCAACGCCAGCACAGCTCCGAACTCCTCCGAACCAGCCGCTGCTGGCGACGGGATTACGGTCTACAACGCCCAGCACGAAAGCCTCACCAAGGAATGGATCGACGCTTTCACTAAGGAAACCGGCATCAAGGTCACCGTCCGCCAGGGCGACGACACCGAAATGTCCAACCAGATCGTCCAGGAAGGCGCAGCCTCACCGGCCGACGTGTTCCTCACTGAAAACTCCCCTGCAATGGCGCAGGTTGAGAACGCGGGCCTCTTCGCCGACGTAGACAAGGCCACCCTGGACCAGGTTCCCGCAGAATTCCGCCCCTCCACGGGCAAGTGGACCGGCATCGCCGCCCGTTCAACCGTGCTGGTGTACGACAAGAACAAGATCAGCGAAGACAAGCTGCCCAAGTCCATGCTGGACCTGGCCAAGCCTGAGTGGAAGGGCAAGTGGGCCGCGTCGCCCTCCGGCGCCGACTTCCAGGCGATCGTCTCCGCCCTGCTGGAACTCAAGGGCGAAGCCGCCACTGAGGAATGGCTCAAGGGCATGAAGGAGAACTTCAAGGCCTACAAGGGCAACAGCACCGCAATGAAGGCCGTCAACGCCGGCGAAGTGGATGCCGCGCTGATCTACCACTACTACTACTACGGCGACCAGGCCAAGACCGGCGAAAACTCCAAGAACGTCACGCCGTACTACTTCAAGAACCAGGACCCGGGCGCATTCGTTTCCGTGTCCGGCGGCGGCGTCCTCAAGTCCTCCAAGAAGGCTGCTGACGCCCAGGCGTTCCTGAAGTTCATCACCGGCAAAAAGGGCCAGGAAATCCTCAAGGATGGCACGTCCTTCGAATACGCCATTGCCTCGCAGGTTGATTCCAACGCCAAGCTGGTTCCCATCAAGGAACTGCAGGCTCCCACGGTGGACCCGGCCAAGCTGAACTCCACCAAGGTCACCGACCTGATGACCAAGGCAGGACTCCTCTAG